ATGTCCAAGTTAACGTCAGAAAGTTTTCCTATCTCAATCAGCAAATCCTTTACTGATACTTCTTCACTAACATTAATAGAAATAAGCTGATTACTGGTTGTAAGATCGGGAAACTCTACTGGTAAAGGTATAATTTCCGGTATTGCCGGTTCATTACTTTCCAAAGAGGTGTTATATTGTTGCAACGAATAATCGTGCTCACCTATATTATGATGATCTTCGTTGTCTATATTAGTAAGATGTTGCTTAGTAGGCAGGTGTGTGCAAGAAATAATGAAGAGGAGTATTAAGCATTTAAAAATAGCCATTAGAACAGCATACAAAATCTATACTAATAGATTTCTATAAAAATATTAAAAATGTATTTAATTTCGTTCTCATCGAGCAGATAATTGTCATATATTAGCTTGACCTGCACTGGCTATGTGTTTTTTGTACACTCCTCTTGTACTTAAATGTAGACCAGCATAGCCTTAGTTTTTTTATATATTTTACTTCTTTCTCTGTATTTAATAATAGGCTTGAAAATAAATGGTAAGCCTATAATTGTTAAGCTTAGAGCTAGGGTTGAAAGTATACAACAGGCTTTGTGTTTACTATGTAGCTCTTTCAGATAAAGCATCAAAAATCTACAAAATTTTTTGTAATTTTCTTCGATGTTTTTTTTGCTATGAGCCTTGCTAATGAACATATCTATTGCGGTATGACCGTTATTACACTTAATGTTAAGGTCTGCACCTTTTTCTGTTAACAGCTGAGCTATATCAAAATAATCCTTTTGAACAGCAAGATGTAGAGGTGCAAAACCTTGTTGCTCACAAATGTTCATATTGGCTCTAACTTCCAATAACATTTTCACAACTTTTGTATGGCCTTTTTTAACTGCTAGTAGCAAGGGAGTTCTGTTACATTTAGTAACAGCATTAATGTTTACCTTAAGCTTCAATAAGAGCTTAACTGTTTTAGTGTTACCATTATAGCTAGCTTTATGCAGCCTGGCGTTGCCATTAAAATCTTGATCATTTGCATCTATTCCTTTTGATACAAGAAATGTTACCATTTTTCTATTATTATGTTCAATAGCGCAATCTAATGCATCAAAACCATGGTTATTTTTTGTGCAAATAAACTCTTTAGGTTTAATTTTATCGTTACTTGCTTGCTGTTTTTTTGCAATAAGCTTTACTATTTGCATTTTGTTGTTATACGCTGCTAGGAAAAGCGTAGTGTTATTTTCTGCATCTTTTGCTTCTATATTTGCACCTTTCTTTATCAGATATTCTATAATTTCTGCTCTGCTGTCATAATGTGCGGTGCATTGATAAATGGTTAAAAACAAAGGAGTACGAAAATTGTTATCTTCACATTCGAGATTTGCTCCGCTATCAATTAAAATTTGGACGCTTT
The window above is part of the Wolbachia endosymbiont (group A) of Bibio marci genome. Proteins encoded here:
- a CDS encoding ankyrin repeat domain-containing protein, which produces MAREEDINQLVENGFDINSKDASGITLLHKFTKEGDLVGVKSLLEHEADFNVVDNENRNPLHYAIMHGHKKVAKLFINQLTINSKDKNGFTPLHLAALQDDTELIDFLITKGAKVNEKDAKEGYTPLHIASLYGSKKSVQILIDSGANLECEDNNFRTPLFLTIYQCTAHYDSRAEIIEYLIKKGANIEAKDAENNTTLFLAAYNNKMQIVKLIAKKQQASNDKIKPKEFICTKNNHGFDALDCAIEHNNRKMVTFLVSKGIDANDQDFNGNARLHKASYNGNTKTVKLLLKLKVNINAVTKCNRTPLLLAVKKGHTKVVKMLLEVRANMNICEQQGFAPLHLAVQKDYFDIAQLLTEKGADLNIKCNNGHTAIDMFISKAHSKKNIEENYKKFCRFLMLYLKELHSKHKACCILSTLALSLTIIGLPFIFKPIIKYRERSKIYKKTKAMLVYI